CGGTCACCTCGATCCTGCGCCTGAGCAAGGGGCGATCCGTTCCGCGGTCACATCCGGGGTGACGCGGCACCTGACGGCGGTGCTCGCCGCGCGGCGAGCCGAGCGGCGTAGCGCGAGCCGCTGCGCACCGTCGCGTTACCGGTTCACCGGCGCAGGCCCCGGGCGGAGGTCGCGCGGTTCGCGTGGCGCAGCGCGGCGAGCGGATCGGCGTAGAGGAAGTCCAGCGACACGGCCGCCGCCGCCTGCTGCTGGATCCCGTTCCCGGCGGCGGTGACCTGGAATTCCCGTTGCGGTACCGCGGAGTTCTCCGCCGCGGACCGCGCCACCTCGCGCGGCGTCCCGGAGAACTCGGTGAACGCCTGGCCGCCGAGGATGATCCGATCCGGGTTGATCACGTCGGCGACCTGCCCGATGCAGCGCCCCAGCACGCGGGCCCGCTCGCGCAGCAGCGCCAGCGCCGACCCGTCGCCGGCCTCGCCCCGAGCGGCCAGTTCCGCGGTGGACCCGACGGGCAGGCCTACGGTTCGGGCGGCCTCGACGACTCCGGTGTCGCTCACGGCGTCGTCGAGCCTGCCGGTGCGGCGCGGATCGAGCAGTTCCGTCGGCCCCGCGGGCAGGTGCCCGATGCCGCCCGGCCCGGTGCGGGGGTTGTGCACGGCGCCGTCGATGGTCAGCGCGACGCCGATCGTCTCGCGGGCGTAGCAGTACAACGTGCTGCCGTGCGGCTCGTGGGGCGGTCCGAACGACAGCTCCGCCGCCGCCATCGATTCCACGTGCGGCGCCACGGAGATCGGCAGCCCGAGCCGCGCGCCGATCAGCTCGCCGACCGGAGCCTCGCGCCAGCCCAGCCGCGAGTGCTCCACCCGCCCGTGCTCGTCCACCCGCCCGCCGAGCGCGACCCCGGCCCACAACGGTCGCCTGCCCGGCCAGCGCGCCAGGAAGCGC
This window of the Saccharopolyspora gloriosae genome carries:
- a CDS encoding ROK family transcriptional regulator, coding for MTAALHAVAPARTADVPVVAPGLRIADTPAAAVLRVARREGPIFRDAAAARTGLSLPTVNRHVVALVEAGLLRERADLAPSGAVGRPRLPFELRREPHLTVGIHIGYRTTTITTHDLHGRVLGGIRTSTSGDDAPDVLAAVGDRARRFLARWPGRRPLWAGVALGGRVDEHGRVEHSRLGWREAPVGELIGARLGLPISVAPHVESMAAAELSFGPPHEPHGSTLYCYARETIGVALTIDGAVHNPRTGPGGIGHLPAGPTELLDPRRTGRLDDAVSDTGVVEAARTVGLPVGSTAELAARGEAGDGSALALLRERARVLGRCIGQVADVINPDRIILGGQAFTEFSGTPREVARSAAENSAVPQREFQVTAAGNGIQQQAAAAVSLDFLYADPLAALRHANRATSARGLRR